From Candidatus Krumholzibacteriia bacterium:
GGCCTATCCCATCAACCCGAAGGCCGACGAGGTCGAGGGCCACGAGGCCTACGCCGACCTCGGCTCGCTGCCGGAGACCCCGCGCGGGATCTCGGTGATCACGCCCCCTGCGGTGACCGAGAAGGTCGTGGAATCGGCCGCCGACGCCGGCGTGGAGTTCGTGTGGATGCAGCCGGGCGCGGAGAGCCCCGAGGCGGTGCGCAAGGCCGAGGAGCGAGGCCTGCGCGTGATTGCCGACGGTAGCTGCCTGCTCGTGGCCGTGGGCTACCGCGAGGGCTGATTCCCGGCGCCCGCCCGCTTCGACGGGGAGGAATCGTGTCGCGTCGACCGAGTGTTCCGACGATCGCCCTGCTCGCCCTGCTGGCGGGGTGTCAGTTCACCGAGCCCGACCAGCCCGTCGAGAGCAAGCCGCTGATCTTCCGTTCGAGCACGCCGGCGGACTCCGTCACGGGCCTGCACGATCCCGACGGGCTGGACTTGGTGGCCCGATTCAACCGCGACATCTCGGCGGCCGAGGTGACGACCAACCTCCTGATGCCGGGCCCGTCCGCGGTCGGCGGTGTCGAGGTGGGAACGGCCGGGGCCGTGGAGGTCGTGTGGGAAGACGCAGTGCTGGACGACGATCTCGCCGCGCACACGTGGTTGATCGACGGGCCGGACTTCGTGCGGCCGGTCGTCCTGCGGTTCTTCCCGGGCGACGACGTCCTCACGCATGTCGGCGTCGTCACCGGCACGATCTCCATCAGTCCGCCCCGGACCACGGCCGAGGGGTCCATGCTGTTCGTGATGGCGGCGGGGGTCCCGGACACGAGTTTCGCGCCGGACACACCGACGATGCTCGGACTGCCGATCGTCGCGGCCGTGCGGATCGGACAGGCGCGGGGTGTGCGCCGGAATCCCTACGGAGTGGGCAACCTCGACCCGCAGTACCGCCATCTGGTCGTCGCGATCGAGGACACCGACGACGACGGCCGCTACGAGCCGCGCGAGGACTGGTGGGGCTACGCGCGCGATCCGCTGCAGCCCGACGTCCCCTTGCTGGTCCGGCCGGCGCAG
This genomic window contains:
- a CDS encoding CoA-binding protein, translating into AYPINPKADEVEGHEAYADLGSLPETPRGISVITPPAVTEKVVESAADAGVEFVWMQPGAESPEAVRKAEERGLRVIADGSCLLVAVGYREG